ATTGCGTTCCTTGGTGAGGCTATTGGCTTTAGCACCATCTACGTAGCCTTGGTTACCAGGAGCCGAAGAAACTACAGAGAGCCAAACAACACCCTTTTCAGTAGCCTGCTTTTGGATTTTCTGCATGTTCTCCGACTCGTAGTGCTTACGGACGAAGGGGCACTCGTGGTTAGTCCATTCCAGCACCACAACCTTACCCTTAAAGTCACTCAACTGGTGAGACTTGCCATTGCTATCTACAGCTGTGAAGTTGGGAGCTGGTTTCCCTACACTCACATCAGCCTTAGTAGCGCTAGCATCCGTGGCAGCAACTGTCTGAGCAGGGCTGGCGGTAGCCTCTGGTGAGGCGGTAGTTTCGGTGACTTTGGGAGCACAGGCAGTAGCTACAAGGGTAGCCGCGATCGCTAACCCGACCAAGTGGTTACGCACAGGAAATTTAATCATAGTCATGACTCCAAAATCAACGACGAGTAACAGAGTTGGGAACGGTTGCTAACGCCTCTTGCACGATCGCAGGGGTCAGCATCTTGGGCAAAATCTGGAACCGACCCTGACTCAACCCCGATGGATATAGGACATACAGCGGTACTCCACTATGCCCATAGCGGCTTAGGGCCTGAGTAATATCAGGGTCACGATTTGTCCAGTCTGCCTTGATCAACCTTACGCCCTTCGCTTGAAAGGCAGCAATCACCTCCGGTTGGCTCAGTGCTACTCGATCATTCACCAAACAGGTGACACACCAAGCAGCAGTGAAATTGAAGAATACAGGCTGATTAGACTGTTGTAAGCTAGCAACCTGTTGGGCACTGTAGGGCTGCCAAGCAGAGACTTGAGGAGTTGCATTGCGCTGGTCAGGAGGCACAGCATTCTGGTTCACCAAGGGAGTCAGGGTCACAGCCAGGACGAGCGTCGCCAAGGATCCCACCATTCCCACTCGTCGCCACACCTGACGAGAGAGTTGCGTCTTTTGGTGCAACCAAGCGGCAAAGCTAATTAGTACCAGGCCTGTGAGGGCGATCGCCAAACCATTGGTGCCCGTCTGTTGGGTCAATACCCACACTAACCAAGCGGCTGCTCCATAGATGGGAAAGGCCAGAAATTGT
This region of Cyanobacteriota bacterium genomic DNA includes:
- a CDS encoding redoxin domain-containing protein; translated protein: MIKFPVRNHLVGLAIAATLVATACAPKVTETTASPEATASPAQTVAATDASATKADVSVGKPAPNFTAVDSNGKSHQLSDFKGKVVVLEWTNHECPFVRKHYESENMQKIQKQATEKGVVWLSVVSSAPGNQGYVDGAKANSLTKERNASPTAVLLDPDGKLGRLYGARTTPHMFVIAADGTLAYMGAIDSIASSNKADVAKAENYVTKAIEQVLKGEPVTNAVTQPYGCSVKYAS